One genomic region from Nostoc sphaeroides encodes:
- a CDS encoding Hsp70 family protein, whose protein sequence is MGKAIGIDLGTTNSVAAFKLAEVEVVTANDNTPPDRKLTRSVVACEQNKFLVGDPAYNQLRANPENVVVSIKRLIGRGFGDPAVQKQKSEFGYKIAEPSQGTDNGIAVWLGGKEYQPEDISAEILKKVVQNAQAYRQGIGKTGEVIDQAVITIPAYFNDKQRHSTRTAALKAGITPLELLPEPTAAAISYGFSPTGEDFKTILVFDFGGGTFDASVIQAAGTSFIELGKAGDLWLGGDDIDSRIIKFVKQQFAQQERITDIDGLIAKMPHYQRVRFNADLKLAVERAKVELSTATVSCIAPATQLLDELGIAIPIEVEITRKQFEELISDLVERSIQICRQAVKDAEYHLEMVDVVLLVGGSCQIPVVQRKVREAFGADKVVVHPRPMYAVAEGAAIVAAGLTEKVTTVSRDYFIKLVDGKEKVIQRGDILPLTESHTFTFKTAADGQRLIHFQFFSPDQVRQDLDGIYEDDSIGDIWLGLNQSYPRGTEVLVKLELDEKHSGLKMTATLKSDPSERVSCTFSRGRSDEKIYKELEETIAELNNQNLTPLGVEEALKLALPVVESTNKIIDPDTGEERGYLRDDAIANLKKFQVSMSKERLEAECLVNECDRVVKLCGSIIPQAQQERLQKLSQELQDAINTNNLSKMESKSEDARRELDNLPNEVHIIEASLLAIRQAHAVAPTQANAMSDKLSRMLAAMKSDEQQEANRLWSELQPDIQRWLNQELPSNSIVTGLMR, encoded by the coding sequence ATGGGCAAAGCAATTGGCATTGATTTAGGGACGACTAATTCTGTCGCCGCTTTTAAGTTAGCAGAAGTGGAAGTGGTGACAGCTAACGATAACACTCCCCCAGATAGGAAACTGACGCGATCGGTTGTTGCTTGTGAGCAAAATAAATTTTTGGTAGGAGATCCAGCTTATAACCAACTCAGGGCTAATCCTGAAAACGTGGTTGTTTCCATCAAGCGCCTAATAGGTAGAGGTTTTGGCGATCCAGCCGTACAAAAACAAAAGTCGGAATTTGGTTACAAAATTGCTGAACCGAGTCAAGGAACAGACAACGGTATTGCAGTGTGGCTAGGAGGTAAAGAATATCAGCCAGAGGATATTTCTGCTGAAATTCTCAAAAAAGTTGTGCAAAATGCCCAAGCTTATCGCCAAGGAATTGGTAAAACAGGCGAAGTCATAGATCAAGCAGTAATTACCATTCCTGCTTACTTCAACGATAAACAACGCCATTCTACCCGCACAGCTGCACTCAAAGCTGGAATCACTCCCTTAGAACTGCTACCGGAACCCACAGCCGCGGCCATATCTTACGGCTTTTCTCCAACTGGGGAAGATTTTAAAACGATTTTAGTCTTTGATTTTGGTGGTGGTACTTTTGATGCTTCGGTGATTCAAGCAGCAGGAACTTCATTTATTGAATTGGGAAAAGCTGGAGATTTATGGCTGGGAGGCGATGACATTGATTCTCGGATTATCAAATTTGTTAAACAGCAATTTGCCCAGCAAGAAAGAATTACTGATATTGATGGCTTGATTGCCAAAATGCCCCACTATCAACGGGTGCGATTTAATGCCGATTTGAAGTTAGCAGTAGAACGCGCCAAAGTTGAACTAAGCACTGCTACAGTATCTTGCATTGCTCCTGCGACTCAATTATTAGATGAACTGGGTATTGCTATTCCCATTGAAGTAGAAATCACCCGCAAGCAATTTGAGGAACTAATTTCTGATTTGGTAGAGCGATCGATTCAAATTTGCCGCCAAGCAGTAAAAGATGCTGAATATCACTTAGAGATGGTAGATGTAGTGTTATTAGTTGGCGGTTCTTGCCAGATTCCTGTAGTCCAACGCAAAGTCAGAGAAGCTTTTGGAGCAGATAAAGTAGTGGTACATCCCCGTCCGATGTATGCGGTGGCGGAGGGTGCAGCAATTGTCGCGGCTGGATTAACAGAGAAAGTCACAACAGTCTCTCGTGATTATTTTATCAAGCTGGTGGATGGCAAAGAGAAAGTAATTCAGAGGGGTGATATCTTACCACTGACCGAATCCCACACTTTTACTTTTAAAACTGCTGCTGATGGACAACGGTTGATTCACTTTCAATTTTTCAGCCCCGATCAAGTAAGGCAAGATTTGGATGGAATATATGAAGATGACAGTATTGGGGATATTTGGTTGGGTTTAAATCAATCCTATCCACGCGGGACGGAAGTCTTAGTCAAGTTGGAGTTAGATGAAAAACATAGTGGGCTAAAAATGACTGCCACATTAAAAAGTGACCCTTCAGAGAGAGTGAGTTGCACCTTTTCGCGGGGACGTTCAGACGAGAAAATATATAAAGAATTAGAGGAAACGATCGCAGAACTCAATAACCAAAACCTAACTCCTCTCGGTGTGGAAGAAGCGCTGAAGTTAGCATTACCAGTGGTGGAGTCAACCAACAAAATTATCGATCCGGATACGGGAGAAGAACGCGGCTATTTACGCGATGACGCTATTGCAAACTTGAAAAAATTTCAGGTATCCATGTCTAAGGAACGCCTAGAAGCAGAGTGTCTTGTCAATGAATGCGATCGCGTAGTTAAACTTTGCGGCTCGATAATTCCCCAAGCACAGCAGGAACGATTGCAAAAGCTGAGTCAAGAATTGCAAGATGCCATCAACACCAATAACCTCTCTAAGATGGAGTCTAAGAGTGAAGATGCAAGACGAGAACTTGACAATCTACCTAATGAAGTCCATATCATTGAAGCTTCTCTTTTAGCAATCCGTCAAGCCCACGCGGTTGCACCGACTCAAGCAAATGCCATGTCTGACAAACTTTCTCGGATGCTTGCAGCTATGAAAAGTGATGAGCAACAAGAAGCCAATCGCTTGTGGAGTGAATTGCAACCAGATATCCAACGTTGGCTAAATCAGGAGTTACCCAGCAACAGCATTGTCACAGGACTAATGCGATGA
- a CDS encoding DUF3352 domain-containing protein, whose product MNRQRSFIGFIVAGAIALLVIAIASFYWFFAKSPANLIASTSQPNAAIFVSKLSPVMVSLLTNPDRLQALEGEGELSKLKTSLFAKSGIDYKEDVQPWLGDEITLAITTLDIDRDLENGQQPGYLLALATKQPQKSREFVELLFSKRALGGANLAVEQYKGVKLISDNSQPEQDLLAGAVVGEGFVLFANDPKVLRDAINNVQAPDLNLTSSPEYQKATKQLPKGGLAVAFLNLPIVAKWQGLELPEQTYDSEIISLALNPKGLLAETSFLTSSEIVSPSAPLSKPVGALQYVPASAGLAISGSNLSNLGNSDLAKLWRQATATIYGSEEDVVSRLAKPLVDVQKSWGINLPEDIFSWVQGEYAIALLPGKEQTTPHWIFAVEKSESVEKGVARLDAIASSNGLSINSLTLSKQKISAWTELTTATKKSDVKEGTSFKIETKVRGLHTTLGNYEIFTSDLETMDEILTTKDNSLIDNPNFKDSIAAIHQPNQGYIYLDWTKSQNLLERQVPILKLVEVLGKPFFDNLRSLTVSSYGTDTRSLKGGVFFKLNNS is encoded by the coding sequence GTGAATAGACAACGCTCATTTATTGGTTTTATCGTAGCAGGTGCGATCGCACTGCTAGTAATTGCGATCGCTAGTTTTTACTGGTTTTTCGCCAAAAGTCCGGCTAACCTCATCGCTTCTACCTCTCAGCCTAATGCAGCCATATTCGTGTCGAAACTGTCCCCTGTAATGGTTTCATTGCTGACGAATCCTGATCGGTTGCAGGCGTTGGAGGGTGAAGGAGAACTATCTAAACTCAAAACCAGTTTATTCGCCAAAAGTGGCATAGATTACAAAGAAGACGTTCAACCCTGGTTAGGGGACGAAATTACCTTAGCTATCACCACCTTAGATATTGATCGCGATCTAGAAAACGGACAGCAGCCAGGGTATCTATTGGCACTAGCAACCAAGCAACCCCAGAAAAGCCGTGAGTTTGTTGAGTTGTTATTTTCCAAACGGGCGTTAGGTGGGGCAAACTTAGCTGTTGAACAATACAAAGGTGTAAAGCTAATTTCTGACAATTCTCAACCAGAGCAGGATTTGCTTGCTGGTGCGGTTGTCGGTGAAGGCTTTGTGTTGTTTGCCAACGATCCGAAAGTGTTGCGAGATGCCATCAATAATGTCCAAGCGCCCGATCTGAATTTGACTAGCTCCCCCGAATACCAAAAAGCAACAAAACAACTTCCCAAAGGGGGTTTAGCTGTAGCTTTCTTGAATCTTCCCATCGTGGCAAAATGGCAAGGTTTAGAATTGCCAGAACAAACCTACGACAGCGAAATTATTTCTCTGGCGTTGAATCCTAAAGGTTTGCTAGCAGAAACCAGCTTTTTAACTTCATCGGAAATTGTTTCTCCATCTGCACCACTATCTAAACCTGTAGGAGCATTGCAATATGTTCCAGCGTCGGCAGGTTTGGCAATTTCTGGCTCAAATTTAAGTAATTTGGGTAACAGTGATTTAGCTAAACTCTGGAGACAAGCCACAGCTACTATATATGGTTCTGAGGAAGATGTAGTTTCTCGGTTAGCAAAACCTTTGGTGGATGTTCAAAAAAGCTGGGGTATAAACTTACCAGAGGATATTTTTAGCTGGGTACAAGGAGAATATGCGATCGCATTGTTACCTGGGAAAGAGCAAACAACCCCTCATTGGATTTTTGCGGTGGAAAAATCCGAGAGTGTGGAAAAAGGTGTTGCTCGATTAGATGCGATCGCTTCATCAAATGGACTCAGTATTAATTCCCTAACTCTGTCCAAGCAAAAAATCTCTGCTTGGACAGAGTTAACTACGGCTACAAAAAAAAGCGATGTTAAAGAGGGAACATCTTTCAAGATTGAAACAAAAGTACGAGGATTGCATACAACTTTAGGAAATTACGAAATTTTCACCTCTGACTTAGAAACGATGGATGAAATTCTCACAACTAAGGATAATTCTTTAATTGACAATCCCAATTTCAAAGATAGTATTGCTGCGATTCACCAACCAAATCAAGGCTATATATATCTTGACTGGACAAAAAGCCAGAATTTGTTAGAGCGTCAAGTACCGATTCTCAAACTAGTGGAAGTTTTAGGGAAACCGTTTTTTGATAATCTGCGATCGCTCACAGTTAGCAGTTATGGAACTGATACGCGATCGCTCAAAGGTGGCGTTTTCTTCAAACTCAATAATTCGTGA
- a CDS encoding rhodanese-like domain-containing protein, protein MNQISVQELAQRLSSGDVSIQLVDVREPQELEIASIEGFVNLPLSQFAEWGDQVPSLFNPQAETLVLCHHGIRSAQMCQWLIAQGFTNVQNISGGIDAYSVLVDHSIPQY, encoded by the coding sequence ATGAACCAGATTAGTGTACAAGAACTGGCACAACGTCTTTCTTCTGGTGATGTAAGTATTCAGCTAGTAGATGTACGCGAACCACAAGAATTGGAAATTGCTAGCATTGAGGGCTTTGTCAACCTACCCTTAAGCCAATTTGCCGAATGGGGAGATCAAGTCCCTAGCCTCTTCAATCCCCAAGCTGAAACCCTTGTACTATGCCACCACGGTATCCGCTCTGCCCAGATGTGCCAGTGGTTAATTGCTCAAGGTTTTACAAATGTGCAAAATATTTCGGGTGGTATTGATGCTTATTCCGTCTTAGTAGACCATTCAATTCCCCAGTACTAA